A genomic segment from Comamonas terrigena NBRC 13299 encodes:
- the phnE gene encoding phosphonate ABC transporter, permease protein PhnE, which produces MHSPTLKTPRDSWQWTAGRPETTSGWLGYAALALAIGWVLHWSAGGAQMSWGELANGMPQIGDFLARSVPPDLDILPRLWAPALETIQIAIWGTLLSVVLALPLSFVAASNLHGWHWLRRTTRQFLNVVRSINELILALVFVSAVGLGPFPGVLALALHGMGMLAKFFAEAIEEIDDGPLQALRSAGASQLQVIAFGVVPQVITAWIAVVLYRFEVNLRSATVLGMVGAGGLGFELVSSLKLFRYQETATCIIVITVMVIAADMVSNWLRNRIQQGPRH; this is translated from the coding sequence ATGCACAGCCCGACCTTGAAGACACCACGCGACAGCTGGCAGTGGACGGCCGGCCGCCCGGAAACCACCAGCGGCTGGCTGGGCTACGCCGCACTGGCACTGGCCATAGGCTGGGTGCTGCACTGGAGCGCCGGCGGCGCGCAGATGAGCTGGGGCGAACTGGCCAACGGCATGCCGCAGATCGGCGATTTTCTGGCGCGCTCCGTGCCGCCGGATCTGGACATCCTGCCGCGCCTGTGGGCGCCGGCGCTGGAGACCATCCAGATCGCCATCTGGGGCACTTTGCTCAGCGTGGTCCTGGCGCTGCCGCTGTCCTTTGTGGCCGCCAGCAATCTGCACGGCTGGCACTGGCTGCGCCGCACCACCCGCCAGTTTTTGAACGTGGTGCGCAGCATCAACGAACTGATTCTGGCCCTGGTGTTTGTCTCGGCCGTGGGCCTGGGCCCGTTCCCCGGCGTGCTGGCCCTGGCGCTGCACGGCATGGGCATGCTGGCCAAGTTCTTTGCCGAGGCGATTGAAGAGATTGACGACGGCCCGCTGCAGGCCCTGCGCAGCGCCGGTGCCAGCCAGCTGCAGGTGATTGCCTTTGGCGTGGTGCCCCAGGTCATCACGGCCTGGATTGCCGTGGTGCTGTACCGCTTTGAAGTGAACCTGCGCTCGGCCACCGTGCTGGGCATGGTGGGCGCGGGCGGCCTGGGCTTCGAACTGGTCAGCAGCCTCAAGCTGTTCCGCTACCAGGAAACCGCCACCTGCATCATCGTCATCACGGTGATGGTGATTGCCGCCGACATGGTCTCCAACTGGCTGCGCAACCGCATCCAGCAAGGTCCCCGCCACTGA
- the phnC gene encoding phosphonate ABC transporter ATP-binding protein encodes MITIRNLRKSYGSNHVLHGIDMDVKAGEFVVMLGLSGAGKSTLLRCMNGLNQPDSGTLQVGGIDLMQTHSRRELARHVAMVFQHHNLVHRLSVRKNVLTGRLGQVGTLASVLQFFKHSDIALADQCLERVGLAHKALERTEALSGGQMQRVGIARALAQQPQVILADEPVASLDPKTARRVLQYLRDATREMGIAVVCNLHQVDYAKEFGDRIVGLSQGRMVFDGAPAQLDDAALNAIYSTDTQAADAATSPSHSVHAPTGPWHAGSAQLATSAGAM; translated from the coding sequence ATGATCACCATCCGCAACCTGCGCAAAAGCTACGGCAGCAACCATGTGCTGCACGGCATCGACATGGATGTGAAAGCCGGCGAATTCGTGGTCATGCTGGGCCTTTCGGGCGCCGGCAAATCCACCCTGCTGCGCTGCATGAACGGCCTGAACCAGCCGGACAGCGGCACCCTGCAGGTCGGCGGCATCGACCTGATGCAGACCCATTCCCGGCGCGAACTGGCCCGCCATGTGGCCATGGTTTTCCAGCACCACAACCTGGTGCATCGCCTGTCGGTGCGCAAGAACGTGCTGACCGGCCGCCTGGGCCAGGTGGGCACCTTGGCATCGGTACTGCAGTTCTTCAAGCACAGCGACATTGCCCTGGCAGACCAGTGCCTGGAACGCGTGGGCCTGGCCCACAAGGCGCTGGAACGCACCGAAGCGCTGTCCGGCGGCCAGATGCAGCGCGTGGGCATTGCCCGCGCCCTGGCCCAGCAGCCGCAGGTGATTCTGGCCGACGAACCCGTGGCCAGCCTGGACCCCAAGACCGCACGCCGCGTGCTGCAGTACCTGCGCGACGCCACCCGTGAAATGGGCATTGCCGTGGTCTGCAATCTGCACCAGGTGGACTACGCCAAGGAGTTTGGCGACCGCATCGTCGGCCTGTCCCAGGGCCGCATGGTGTTTGACGGCGCCCCGGCGCAGCTGGATGACGCAGCACTCAACGCCATCTACAGCACCGATACGCAAGCGGCGGATGCCGCCACCAGCCCCAGCCACAGCGTGCATGCGCCCACAGGCCCGTGGCATGCCGGCAGCGCGCAACTGGCCACCAGCGCAGGAGCAATGTGA
- the phnD gene encoding phosphonate ABC transporter substrate-binding protein: MLMTRKAWLQCATATLALAAAGMGGSAMAQSTELRVGLIPSEDALAMMRASQQVMDQLAAKTGMKVKPFVANDYNGVIEAMRSGKIDVAYFGPFSYVLASQMANAEAFAIPVTKKTGQSSYHSIIITKKDKGLTSVPQLQGKTFAFVDPSSASGHLFPKAGLKGEGVDTDKYFSRVIFSGSHDASIMAVANGKVDAAAVADPIFSNAVTKGLVKAEDFQVVWRSQAIPESPMAWRKNLDAATKQKVAAAMAEIKGLPWGDRGELNGFSSTNDQAYDVVRTTAKALNLDLGKMK, translated from the coding sequence ATGTTGATGACCCGTAAAGCCTGGCTGCAATGCGCCACCGCAACCCTGGCCCTGGCCGCCGCCGGCATGGGCGGCAGCGCCATGGCCCAGTCCACCGAACTGCGTGTGGGCCTGATCCCTTCCGAAGACGCGCTGGCCATGATGCGCGCCAGCCAGCAGGTGATGGACCAGCTGGCCGCCAAGACGGGCATGAAGGTCAAACCCTTTGTGGCCAATGACTACAACGGCGTGATCGAAGCCATGCGCTCCGGCAAGATCGATGTGGCCTACTTCGGCCCGTTCTCCTATGTGCTGGCCAGCCAGATGGCAAACGCCGAAGCCTTTGCGATTCCGGTGACCAAGAAGACCGGCCAAAGCTCGTACCACAGCATCATCATCACCAAGAAGGACAAGGGCCTGACCAGCGTGCCCCAGCTGCAGGGCAAGACCTTTGCCTTTGTGGACCCCAGCTCCGCATCCGGCCACCTGTTCCCCAAGGCCGGCCTGAAAGGCGAGGGCGTCGATACCGACAAGTACTTCTCCCGCGTGATCTTCTCGGGCTCGCACGACGCCAGCATCATGGCCGTGGCCAATGGCAAGGTCGATGCCGCGGCCGTGGCCGATCCCATCTTCTCCAACGCCGTCACCAAGGGCCTGGTCAAGGCCGAAGACTTCCAGGTGGTGTGGCGCTCGCAGGCCATCCCCGAATCGCCCATGGCCTGGCGCAAGAACCTGGACGCCGCCACCAAGCAGAAAGTGGCCGCCGCCATGGCCGAGATCAAAGGCCTGCCCTGGGGCGACCGGGGCGAGCTGAACGGTTTCTCGTCCACCAACGACCAGGCCTATGACGTAGTGCGCACCACCGCCAAGGCCCTGAATCTGGACCTGGGGAAAATGAAATGA
- a CDS encoding LysR substrate-binding domain-containing protein: MSNARYRTFVAVAHHGSLSAAARALGVSQPTVSTQIAALERQSQVELFHRQGYRMALTTAGSKLLSLAQRLLALESEAAFFLRDSGKLHQGELKLGAVGPFHVIEMVAAYRARYPGMQLSIRMGNSQQVLHDLAHYSTDVAVLAGLYERPELLAREYARHAIILFAHVDHPLARHDEVDITALHGQPLLLREPGSTTRAAMEQALRAAGVQPRLGLEIGSREAIREAVARGLGIGAVSEAEFIPDTRFTPIRIAGAPACTTTYLYCMQERSDSVLVRSFWDAV, translated from the coding sequence ATGAGCAACGCCCGCTACCGCACTTTTGTGGCCGTGGCCCACCACGGCAGCCTGAGCGCCGCCGCACGCGCGCTGGGCGTGAGCCAGCCCACGGTCTCCACCCAGATTGCCGCGCTGGAGCGGCAAAGCCAGGTGGAGCTGTTCCACCGCCAGGGCTACCGCATGGCGCTGACCACGGCCGGCAGCAAGCTGCTGTCGCTGGCGCAGCGCCTGCTGGCGCTGGAGTCGGAAGCCGCGTTCTTTCTGCGCGATTCAGGCAAGCTGCACCAGGGTGAGCTGAAGCTGGGCGCGGTTGGCCCTTTCCATGTGATCGAGATGGTGGCGGCCTACCGCGCGCGCTACCCCGGCATGCAGCTGTCGATCCGCATGGGCAATTCACAGCAGGTGCTGCACGACCTGGCGCACTACAGCACCGATGTGGCGGTGCTGGCCGGTCTGTACGAACGCCCCGAGCTGCTGGCGCGCGAATATGCGCGCCACGCCATCATTCTGTTTGCCCATGTGGACCACCCGCTGGCGCGGCACGACGAGGTGGACATCACCGCCCTGCACGGCCAGCCGCTGCTGCTGCGCGAACCCGGCTCCACCACCCGTGCGGCCATGGAGCAGGCCTTGCGCGCCGCCGGGGTGCAGCCCCGGCTGGGCCTGGAAATCGGCAGCCGCGAAGCCATCCGCGAGGCGGTGGCGCGCGGCCTGGGCATTGGCGCGGTGTCGGAGGCGGAGTTCATTCCCGATACGCGCTTCACGCCCATCCGCATTGCGGGCGCCCCGGCCTGTACCACCACCTATCTGTACTGCATGCAGGAGCGCAGCGACAGCGTGCTGGTACGGTCGTTCTGGGATGCGGTGTAA